Proteins from one Megalopta genalis isolate 19385.01 chromosome 1, iyMegGena1_principal, whole genome shotgun sequence genomic window:
- the LOC117228691 gene encoding transmembrane protein 47 isoform X2: MAQATTIETITITRPLKVIAFICGVIVILLMIMGLASTDWLMALGWRQGLFAHCIEEGAPTPLPFNMPDPAGCYQSRDAPYIKAAAALCVVCLLSDIAATILTGLGLRSQDNRDKHKYYRFAVFCMGFALLSLLIALVIYPVCFAAELNLGNRTMWEFGWAYGVGWGAAIFLFGGAVLLLCDKESEEIYYKERKIVRDDIGGGGSMIGMGHHGGQSGTQLA; this comes from the exons ATGGCACAAGCTACCACCATTGAAACAATCACTATTACCAGGCCATTGAAG GTGATAGCATTTATATGTGGGGTAATAGTGATATTGTTGATGATAATGGGTTTGGCTTCCACTGATTGGTTGATGGCATTAGGATGGAGACAGGGTTTATTTGCGCACTGCATCGAAGAAGGTGCACCTACACCGTTGCCATTTAATATGCCAGATCCAGCTGGGTGTTATCAGTCCAGAGATGCAC CATATATAAAAGCAGCTGCTGCCTTGTGCGTAGTATGCTTGTTGTCAGACATCGCTGCAACAATTCTCACTGGGCTTGGTTTAAGGTCACAAGATAATCgtgataaacataaatattaCAGATTTGCAGTCTTCTGCATGGGCTTTGCAT TGTTATCACTCTTAATAGCTTTGGTGATATATCCAGTATGTTTTGCAGCAGAATTAAATCTCG GAAACCGAACAATGTGGGAGTTTGGTTGGGCATATGGAGTTGGATGGGGTGCCGCTATATTCTTATTTGGTGGAGCCGTGTTGTTATTATGCGATAAGGAAAGCGAGGAGATTTATTACAAAGAAAGAAAGATTGTGCGCGATGATATCGGTGGTGGCGGTTCTATGATTGGTATGGGACATCATGGTGGACAAAGTGGGACGCAATTGGCCTAG
- the LOC117228691 gene encoding uncharacterized protein LOC117228691 isoform X1 yields the protein MMIMYTVADDHMGDTEIAQVIAFICGVIVILLMIMGLASTDWLMALGWRQGLFAHCIEEGAPTPLPFNMPDPAGCYQSRDAPYIKAAAALCVVCLLSDIAATILTGLGLRSQDNRDKHKYYRFAVFCMGFALLSLLIALVIYPVCFAAELNLGNRTMWEFGWAYGVGWGAAIFLFGGAVLLLCDKESEEIYYKERKIVRDDIGGGGSMIGMGHHGGQSGTQLA from the exons ATGATGATCATGTATACAGTCGCGGACGATCACATGGGCGATACCGAAATCGCACAG GTGATAGCATTTATATGTGGGGTAATAGTGATATTGTTGATGATAATGGGTTTGGCTTCCACTGATTGGTTGATGGCATTAGGATGGAGACAGGGTTTATTTGCGCACTGCATCGAAGAAGGTGCACCTACACCGTTGCCATTTAATATGCCAGATCCAGCTGGGTGTTATCAGTCCAGAGATGCAC CATATATAAAAGCAGCTGCTGCCTTGTGCGTAGTATGCTTGTTGTCAGACATCGCTGCAACAATTCTCACTGGGCTTGGTTTAAGGTCACAAGATAATCgtgataaacataaatattaCAGATTTGCAGTCTTCTGCATGGGCTTTGCAT TGTTATCACTCTTAATAGCTTTGGTGATATATCCAGTATGTTTTGCAGCAGAATTAAATCTCG GAAACCGAACAATGTGGGAGTTTGGTTGGGCATATGGAGTTGGATGGGGTGCCGCTATATTCTTATTTGGTGGAGCCGTGTTGTTATTATGCGATAAGGAAAGCGAGGAGATTTATTACAAAGAAAGAAAGATTGTGCGCGATGATATCGGTGGTGGCGGTTCTATGATTGGTATGGGACATCATGGTGGACAAAGTGGGACGCAATTGGCCTAG